Part of the Flagellimonas eckloniae genome, TACCTATACGATTTTGAGTTTATGGGAAAACTCAAAAACACCCTAAAACCAGAACAGATAGATCCCTCCAAATACAAAGCGGTCTACTATAGTGGTGGAGGTGCAGCAATGTTTGGGGTTCCTGAAAATGAAAACATCCAAAGAATTGTAATGGAGATTTATGAAAAAAACGATGGCATTGTTTCCGCCATATGTCATGGTACTGCTGGACTTGTAAACCTCAAAACCTCCGATGGAAATTTTCTATATGAAGGAAAAAAGGTAAATGGGTTTCCTGATTTGTTTGAAAATATGGAGGCAGAATATTATAAACAATTTCCTTTCTCCATTGAGCAAATTATAATAGAACGTGGAGGAGATTTTAGCTATTCCAAAGAAGGTTGGGATAATTATTCCGTAGCAGATGGAAGATTGATTACAGGACAAGACCCAACAGCCGCGGTTTCAGTAGCGGAAAAAATAATAAAAGCTTTAGAAAACATTAAAAAATGAAAAAAACATTGACTTTAATCCTGCTGTTCGTGGGAACATATTTAACGTATTCGCAATCCGATATTGAAAATATAAACAAAACGCTCTATGATTATATCGAGGGTACGGCCAATGGCGAACCGGAACGATTAAAACGTGCTTTTCATGAAGATTTCAATCTCTATTTTGTTCAAAATGATTCCCTAAAAGCATGGTCGGGAAAGCAATACATAGCCAACTTTAAGCCTGGTAGAAAAAGTAACCGCATAGGTAAAGTTCTTTCAATTGATTTTGAAGGAAACGCTGCAATAGCAAAGATTGAAATTTTAACGCCGGGCAGAAAACGTATCTATACAGATTATTTAATGCTGTTAAAGATAGATGGCCATTGGAAAATTATACATAAGTCGTTCACCTTTAAAAACTACCCCGAATGAAAATTCAAAAGCCAAAGAGCAGATTTCTATCTGTGTTCATTTCATCAATTCCTGCAGAAAACAAGATGTCCCAAAAAAGTTTTTTAACCTTGCTCTTTCTATCAATAAGCACAATTGTATTCTCACAGTTATCCAATGTAGAGGAACAACGTATTGATAGTATTTTTAGTGAATGGAGCAAAAACAATGGTCCAGGTGTTGCAGCTGGCTTAATGTTCGGCAATGACATCATCTATAAGAAGGGATTCGGTCTTGCCCAAATTGAAAGTGAACAACGAATAACCACACAAACCAAATTCCAGATTGATCATTTATCCAGGCAATTTACTGTTTTGGCAATTCTTATTTTGGAGCAACAGGGAAAACTATCATTCACCGACCCTGTTCAAAAATATATCCCAGAACTTCCAGAATATGAACATCTTTTAACCATTTCACATCTGATAAATCATTCCAGTGGTCTAAACGATTACGGAATGACCAAGGTCATTTTACGCAAGCACGAAGATGATGTATTTACCCATGGGGATGCCCTTGATTTAATCAAAACCCAGAAAGAACTAAACTTTATACCAGGAACAGCTTTTTCTTATATCGTTTCGCTGACTGAGCTTTCCCTGTTGGCAGAGGTCGTGGCAAAAGCCTCTGAACAAACCCTTTCAGCATTCACAAAGGAGCACATTTTTGGGCCACTACAGATGCAAAACACCCATTTTGTTGAAGATTATAATACCATTATTTCAGATTTTGCAAAATCCTATCAAGTAGAAGATGAAAAAACGAAATTGAAAGTCATCAATCAGAGTAATGCTGGCCCCACCAATTTGTATACCTCCGTGGATGATTTGTTCATCTGGTACAAAATATTCAACAGTCCGTCCAATAGTACATTCACAGAACTTATAAAACAATTGGACCAACCTGTCAAACTGGAAAACGGGAACACATGTAATTCTTCATGGGGAATAATGACATTGGGTAGGGGGTTTTTTCATAAAGAACGTGGGCTTCCGGCCTACTGGCAATATGGGCTTTCTGGAGGATATGCCACAAATGTTTTCAGATTTCCTGAACAACAACTTATTTCCTTCGTACTGGGGAACAATAACCGATATAATGGAATGCCAGCTATGTCAATGGCTTATCATTTTTTAGAAAATAAATTTCCAGAACCTAGGGAAATTGATATCAACACCATAAAATCAAGAAAAATATCCAGGTCCCAGCTTAAAAACTATGAGGGGCATTATTGGAATTCGGACCGTGGAATAGCACGAAAAATCTTTACACGTAATGATACACTTTATTATGCACGTTTGGAGCAAAATCAGGGGGCAAGAATGATTCCGCTAAAAACCAAGGAAAAGTTCCAGTTACAAGTAGAGAGTGATGACAAAATATACTTTTCCTTTAAAGAGATAGAAGGGCAAACAGCTTATGATATTATATTGGGGGAAAGTGACCCATACCCCTATATAAAATATGAGCCAATCGTATATTCAGAGGAAAACCTCAAGTTGTATACCGGATACTTTTATGCCAAAGACCTAAGGATTGTTTACCATTTTGACATTGAGGAT contains:
- a CDS encoding serine hydrolase domain-containing protein translates to MKIQKPKSRFLSVFISSIPAENKMSQKSFLTLLFLSISTIVFSQLSNVEEQRIDSIFSEWSKNNGPGVAAGLMFGNDIIYKKGFGLAQIESEQRITTQTKFQIDHLSRQFTVLAILILEQQGKLSFTDPVQKYIPELPEYEHLLTISHLINHSSGLNDYGMTKVILRKHEDDVFTHGDALDLIKTQKELNFIPGTAFSYIVSLTELSLLAEVVAKASEQTLSAFTKEHIFGPLQMQNTHFVEDYNTIISDFAKSYQVEDEKTKLKVINQSNAGPTNLYTSVDDLFIWYKIFNSPSNSTFTELIKQLDQPVKLENGNTCNSSWGIMTLGRGFFHKERGLPAYWQYGLSGGYATNVFRFPEQQLISFVLGNNNRYNGMPAMSMAYHFLENKFPEPREIDINTIKSRKISRSQLKNYEGHYWNSDRGIARKIFTRNDTLYYARLEQNQGARMIPLKTKEKFQLQVESDDKIYFSFKEIEGQTAYDIILGESDPYPYIKYEPIVYSEENLKLYTGYFYAKDLRIVYHFDIEDGKLQTKRPDGTVIRFDPVTKDVFRGNRGSFGGIRYHRDSDNVIIGFSIHTVGIQNLQFRKI
- a CDS encoding nuclear transport factor 2 family protein, whose protein sequence is MKKTLTLILLFVGTYLTYSQSDIENINKTLYDYIEGTANGEPERLKRAFHEDFNLYFVQNDSLKAWSGKQYIANFKPGRKSNRIGKVLSIDFEGNAAIAKIEILTPGRKRIYTDYLMLLKIDGHWKIIHKSFTFKNYPE
- a CDS encoding type 1 glutamine amidotransferase domain-containing protein — translated: MRITFFYVLAFILSYGCINKDKTEDKGLEINLYTKKDRILFIVSNQHTYGSTKINAANHFAEIVLAYDVLKQNEYTIDFVSPEGGAIPIGYLNTSDSIEKQYLYDFEFMGKLKNTLKPEQIDPSKYKAVYYSGGGAAMFGVPENENIQRIVMEIYEKNDGIVSAICHGTAGLVNLKTSDGNFLYEGKKVNGFPDLFENMEAEYYKQFPFSIEQIIIERGGDFSYSKEGWDNYSVADGRLITGQDPTAAVSVAEKIIKALENIKK